A window of Belonocnema kinseyi isolate 2016_QV_RU_SX_M_011 chromosome 9, B_treatae_v1, whole genome shotgun sequence contains these coding sequences:
- the LOC117179800 gene encoding ATP synthase-coupling factor 6, mitochondrial — MLSRRITVLGPKIIKRNIGITAPALQKATDPIQQLFVDKIREYKSKSSGGKLVDPTPEIERERKQELEKIVKQFGGDAGTDMTQFPQFKFTDPKVEVDVITK, encoded by the exons atgctgTCACGAAGGATTACGGTTTTGGGTCCAAAAATCATCAAGAGGAACATCGGAATTACTGCACCTGCTTTGCAAAAGGCTACCGATCCTATTCAGCAATTGTTTGTTGACAAAATCCGAGAATACAAGTCAAAGAGCTC gggCGGTAAATTGGTGGACCCAACGCCAGAAATCGAGCGTGAAAGGAAACAAGAGTTGGAAAAGATTGTGAAACAATTTGGTGGAGATGCCGGAACCGATATGACCCAGTTCCCTCAGTTCAAATTCACag ATCCAAAAGTGGAAGTTGATGTCATAACCAAGTGA